From Plasmodium falciparum 3D7 genome assembly, chromosome: 9, one genomic window encodes:
- a CDS encoding ribosomal RNA methyltransferase, putative: MGKLSKDRRDIYYRKAKESGYRARSSFKLIQINEKFGILKLFKPDIYNCNNEKDLINIYNEHYCYNIVDLCAAPGSWSQVLKNICLYNYYQILYMINKYNNNENIKNIQHEEFLNKFSLYINYNEELENKIKNLKIKCSNIKEPNIVAVDLQEIGNMNYVKIIQGDITKMSTIDKILKCMNNKINSDEENVNVFYNMEQQKKENNFSYAHTVVSDGAPDITGMNDIDEFIQSQLILSSLKVCCSVLKVGGNFISKIFRGEHTGLLILHLNKFFQRVYICKPQSSRNKSLESFLVCLNFSLPRSNIISMNNHNAENKINDKYLSEEQMRKFHAQLITYKDKDDQESEEKKENYNSHDNIDYNLCHTTKHNKNISDEIETKEVSSPYEHNNIVENNVTPNSDMLKNINKIINEYDNDKNNLDIFNFYCSDSDEEIKYFNSEDEEVVNNYISSESFMSNKLFSFIATDNYYDSDKSYLLPENYVRHEPQLMPLKPPYMLSLQKKRQEVKK, translated from the coding sequence ATGGGAAAACTAAGTAAAGATAGAAGAGACATTTATTATCGTAAAGCAAAAGAAAGTGGGTATAGGGCAAGAAGttcatttaaattaatacaaataaatgaaaagtttgggatattaaaattatttaaaccagatatatataattgtaataatgaaaaggatttaataaatatatataatgaacattattgttataatattgTCGATTTATGTGCAGCTCCTGGTAGTTGGTCTcaagttttaaaaaatatttgcttatataattattatcaaatattatatatgataaataaatataataataatgaaaatataaagaatatacaaCATGAAGAATTTCTAAACAAGTTTTCTTTGTACATTAATTATAACGAagaattagaaaataaaataaagaatttaaaaataaaatgttccAATATAAAAGAACCAAATATTGTTGCTGTAGATTTACAGGAAATAGGAAATATGAATTATGTTAAAATTATACAAGGAGATATAACGAAAATGTCGACCATAGACAAAATCTTGAAATGTATGaacaataaaattaatagtgatgaagaaaatgtaaatgttttttataatatggaGCAgcaaaaaaaggaaaataatttttcatatgcTCATACGGTTGTTAGTGATGGAGCTCCAGATATTACAGGAATGAATGATATTGATGAATTCATACAATCACAATTAATTTTGTCTAGCTTAAAAGTTTGTTGTTCCGTTTTAAAAGTAGGTGGGAATTTTATTAGCAAAATATTTAGGGGAGAACATACAGgattattaattttacacctaaataaattttttcaaAGGGTCTATATATGTAAACCTCAAAGTAGTAGAAATAAAAGTTTAGAATCATTCCTAGTTTGTCTCAATTTCTCTTTACCCAGATCTAATATTATATCAATGAATAATCATAATgcagaaaataaaattaatgacAAATATTTATCTGAAGAACAAATGAGAAAATTTCATGCTCAGCTAATAACTTATAAGGATAAAGATGATCAAGAGTctgaagaaaaaaaggaaaactaCAATTCTCATGATAATATTGATTATAATTTATGCCATACAACAAAacacaataaaaatatatctgaTGAAATAGAAACTAAAGAGGTGTCATCACCAtatgaacataataatattgtagaAAATAATGTTACTCCAAATTCGgatatgttaaaaaatataaataaaattataaatgaatatgataatgacaaaaataacttagatatatttaatttttattgttcGGATAGtgatgaagaaataaaatattttaactcagaagatgaagaagttgtcaataattatatttcatcAGAAAGTTTTATGAgcaataaattattttcatttattgcaacagataattattatgattcgGATAAATCTTATTTGTTACCAGAAAATTATGTGAGACACGAACCCCAACTCATGCCATTAAAACCTCCTTATATGTTATCATTGCAGAAAAAAAGACAAGAGGTAAAAAAATAG
- a CDS encoding tRNA pseudouridine synthase, putative, which yields MKETHNFLILLSYFGMEFNGSAYQKDNDNTVENKLLENLYKLELIDNYDTPLSRVSRTDKGVSARINGINLRLNIKYENVPIFEIEKKYVKELKKKLKNIHIHDIKHVSNTFDARLNCIQRTYVYFFINKNYNIEKMKKAAKLFIGEHDFSNCCKKGKNVTSNRRTVLKFDIRNIDKHFYYFKIKGISFLYNQIRHMVAILFLVGKGLLDNNDVNNILNNTSTKRKNYHIADENGLLLYSFKFNDYKYNNHVNNKIFLNVMNKYIQSTMLLVSLCHPLKLENKNEDFFENLDDEDIKNDVIHNNMIKEINKK from the exons atgaaagaaaCGCATAACTTTCTAATTCTTTTATCATACTTTGGAATGGAATttaat ggATCTGCATATCAAAAGGACAACGATAATACTGTAGAGAATAAGCTTTTAGAAAATCTTTATAAATTAGAATTGATTGATAATTATGATAC gCCATTATCAAGGGTATCACGAACAGACAAAGGTGTATCTGCTCGTATCAATGGAATAAATTTAagattaaatataaaatatgagaATGTTCCTATTTTTGAaatagaaaagaaatatgttaaagaattaaaaaagaagctTAAGAATATACACATACATGATATTAAACATGTTTCCAATACATTTGACGCACg ATTAAATTGTATCCAAAGAACGTAtgtctatttttttataaataaaaattataacatcgaaaagatgaagaaagcagcaaaattattt ATTGGTGAGCATGATTTTTCGAACTGTTGCAAGAAAGGGAAAAATGTAACATCTAATAg aaGAACTGTATTAAAATTTGATATCCGAAATATagataaacatttttattattttaaaattaagggtatttcttttttatataaccaa ATTAGACACATGGTTGCTATACTATTTTTAGTAGGTAAAGGTTTATTGGATAATAATGAcgtgaataatatattgaataaCACATCTactaaaagaaaaaa tTATCATATTGCTGATGAAAATGGTCTACTATTATATTCCTTCAAATTTAATGATTACAAGTATAATAAtcatgttaataataaaatatttttaaatgtcatgaacaaatatattcAGAGCACTATGTTATTAGTTTCGCTTTGCCATCCTttaaaattagaaaataaaaatgaagactTCTTCGAAAATTTAGATGATGAGGATATAAAGAATGATGTTATTCATAATAACAtgataaaagaaattaataaaaaatga
- a CDS encoding mitochondrial carrier protein, putative, protein MKNSFNNKGGLVNTTKKIDESDIEPVGEEKEKEKNETDKIKQNNNNNNNNKLYCENPQNDNIINNLYNLNSNVKINNNVEVVGLSSKEKNYINTYKHFQNDKEKYKKEKEHNNKNMFENNNFHNNNKYNINNKKKNSKHFDIFIDKRNAVNSILSSTFAGIMSRTMTAPLDRVKYIMQITNNLPIYEIFKIIKKDGIICGFFRGNCVNIVKIIPELSIKMYSYEFMKLNVYKYYYNNKNKNNNENNDIIHTDEPNMNIPFFIRFLIGSSSGAIAALFIYPLEIVKTRLIVSNKIDSSGIIKCFYDIYKNEPYRHFYNGLSMHLYGVILFSGCNMSIYDYLKYLFFSLYKEYIHSNYCLTKNDNKQNKNLTKKSPHDKFNQLNNYENYKIGNNNNMDNSIHKNKQTNSQQYYSPYIHNENRNDNFTFNSLKEVKFYERFKKYSSIIWNNNIHNNHNNNYYYHNNSNNNFVHKKENHLNTSSCSYCNYRIKNVNCLTFLLFGITSSFIAQIVSYPFLVLRTRMQTLNNEIATNYLNNERKKFKSCSFILYNIKIYGYKSLYRGVYVNLLKTIPATSITWFAYEYAMRKLQRI, encoded by the exons atgaaaaattcttttaataataaaggaGGCTTGGTTAATACTACGAAAAAAATCGATGAATCTGATATAGAGCCTGTAggtgaagaaaaagaaaaagaaaaaaatgaaacagataaaataaaacaaaataataataataataataataataagttgTACTGTGAGAATCcacaaaatgataatattattaacaatttatataatttaaactcaaatgtaaaaataaataataatgttgagGTAGTGGGTTTAAGTTCTAAAGAAAAGAactatattaatacatataaacattttcaaaatgataaggaaaaatataaaaaggaaaaagaacataataataaaaatatgtttgaaaataataactttcataataataataaatataatattaataataaaaagaaaaattccAAACATTTTGACATATTCATAGATAAAAGAAATGCTGTTAACAGTATCTTAAGTTCCACATTCGCAGGTATTATGTCTCGTACTATGACAGCACCTTTAGATagagtaaaatatataatgcaaattacaaataatttacctatatatgaaatattcaaaattattaaaaaagatgGTATTATATGTGGATTTTTTCGAGGGAATTGTGTTAATATTGTAAAAATTATTCCAGAGTTATCGATAAAAATGTATTCATATGAATTTATGAAATtaaatgtttataaatattattataataataaaaataaaaataataatgaaaataatgatatcaTACATACAGATGAACCAAATATGAATATTCCGTTTTTTATTCGTTTTTTAATAGGAAGTTCAAGTGGTGCTATAGCAGCTTTATTCATTTATCCTTTAGAAATTGTAAAAACAAGATTAATCGTTTCCAATAAAATTGATTCAAGTGGTATtattaaatgtttttatgatatttataaaaatgaaccaTATAGACATTTCTATAATGGTTTATCTATGCATCTTTATGGagtcattttattttcaggATGTAATATGagtatatatgattatttaaaatatttattcttttcctTATATAAGGAATATATTCATTCAAATTATTGTCTTACGAAAAATGATaacaaacaaaataaaaatttaacaaaaaaaagtcCACATGACAAATTTAatcaattaaataattatgaaaattataaaattggaaataataacaacatgGATAATagtattcataaaaataaacaaacaaattCACAACAATATTATTCtccatatatacataatgaaAATCGAAATGATAATTTTACTTTCAATTCTTTGAAAGAGGTAAAATTTTATGAacgttttaaaaaatattcctcCATTATatggaataataatatacataataatcataataataattattattatcataataatagtaataacaattttgtacataaaaaagaaaatcacCTGAACACTTCAAGCTGTTCATATTGTAATTATCGTATTAAGAATGTGAATTGTttaacttttttattatttggtaTAACTAGTTCGTTTATAGCCCAGATTGTCAGTTATCCTTTTCTTGTTTTACGTACAAGGATGCAAACACTTAATAATGAGATAGCAACTAATTATCTGAACAACGAAAGGAAGAAATTTAAGTCCTGTAGCTTTATTTTATACAACATCAAAATTTATGGATACAAATCGTTATATCGAG gCGTTTATGTAAATTTGTTAAAAACCATACCTGCTACTTCTATCACGTGGTTTGCCTACGAATATGCCATGCGGAAACTACAAAGGATTTAA